One Desulfobulbaceae bacterium genomic window, TTTCAGATCAAAGTCGAATCTTTCAAGGGGTTCGTGCAGTTGAGCGGCTTCGTGGATTCAGCTCAGACCTCTGGCAGAGCTACTGAAATAGCAAACTCGGTGAGAGGAGTGAAATATGTCAAAAACGGTATTGTGATTAAAAAAAACATTAAAGAGTAAGACAAAATGAGAACGAGCATAATTAATTCCATATGCTCATTGCTCATTTGCGTACTAATTGCGTACTGATTGCTAACTCAATCATAAGATCCGATTGGAATTTAACAACGTATTGACGGGAGAAAACAAAATGAAAAAATTCCTTTCAGGAACATTGCTTTTAGCATTCACAGTGATGTTCAACAGAACTGGAATCAATGGGAAAAGAGCAGGTATTGGGAGAAGCAACACAATTGGGGTGTCCGGGATCCTGAACCACGAAATAGAGAATATGAGCGGAACAGGGATAATCGAAAAGAGAGTTTGAAGGACAAACAGGACAGTAACTACAATAGGACGCACGAACAGGAGCGTAATAACAAGAACGAGAGATTAAACCAGAAAGAACAGGAACTCAATAACAAGAACGAGAGATTAAACCAAAAAGAACGGGAGCTGTATCTCAACAATCGTAGATAACAGTGAACTACCTCTACCCTGATGGGTAGAGACTGTCTAATAAAACAAAAATTTCTTACATCATGTTTTACAAGTTTCTCCAGTCATATTGATGAGAAACTATTTGCCTTTGTAGCCAATAAATTATCCCGCTTTATGGCGGTAGCCCTGAGGTTAAGTATGTCTAAAAAAAATGATACTTCCACTATTCTGAACTCAGACGACAGCCCTGTGAATGGTATCGCCAAGGTACGAGGTCAGGAATCCTTGCTTAAAGCGGAGGCTTTGCAGACGGCGATTTTTAATAGTGCTAACTTCTTGAGTATCGCCACTGATGCCAAGGGTGTCATTCAGATCTTCAACGTCGGTGCAGAACGAATGTTGGGCTATTTGGCAGACGAAGTGATGAACAAGATCACGCCGGCCGACATCTCCGATCCCCAGGAGCTGATTGTCCGTGCCAAGGAGTTGAGCGAAAAATTCGAAATGCCAATCCAGCCCGGCTTTGAGGCCTTGGTGTTCAAGGCCTCGCGTGGTATCGAGGACATCTACGAGCTGACCTATATCCGTAAAGATGGCAGCCGCTTCTCGGCGGTCGTCTCGGTCACTGCTCTACGTGACGATCAAAACGCCATTATCGGCTATCTGCTGATCGGCACTGACAACACCGCTCGCAAGCTGGCCGAAGAGGCTTTGCTCAAGGATAGGGCATTGCAGAATGCGATTTTCAATAGCGGCAATTTTTCGACTATTGCCACAGACGCCAAGGGAGTGATTCAGATCTTCAATGTTGGTGCGGAACGAATGCTGGGATATATGGCCGCAGAGGTAATGAATAAGAGCACGCCGGCT contains:
- a CDS encoding BON domain-containing protein — encoded protein: FQIKVESFKGFVQLSGFVDSAQTSGRATEIANSVRGVKYVKNGIVIKKNIKE